The Vespula pensylvanica isolate Volc-1 chromosome 24, ASM1446617v1, whole genome shotgun sequence genome includes the window TGACTTGTTgggtattttaaataatctattGTAGGGTAACTCTAGCTCCCATAACGATCTCTCAAGCCCTAGGAAAGCTTCGTCCGGGATGTCGGCCAAGGGATTATGTTTGATTTGTAGCTTGTAAAGACCTACGGCATACGACATTGTTCGGACaaggaataatttaatattattgtaatgatatattcgtaatatcattattaatgggagatcgattttatagagacaaaattatcatttttttatacctGTATTTATGAGAAACTGTGGTTGCAAAAAGGTCAGTCCATTGTTTTCCAATTGAAGCATAAACACTTTCGATGAATTAATAGGTTGAGGTATTCTTGGCATTGGTACATTGTAACAAGAAACTATTCCAAGATCCGGTATTGCTTTTGAACATGTACAAAGAGGATTGAAGAAACAGGGTGGATATTGAACTGGTAACTCGTGGGTTCGAACCATCGAAGACCAAACCATCAATAATAGGGTCACTATCAGCATCGCGTAGCCCAGCTTCATGAAAGTCAACAAATTCTGAAAATCATTTACGCTACAATCGTTAATATCTATTGATCATTCGTAATTagacagtttttttttctttcttttccttttcctttgtttttttttttttttttttttttttttacttcaacatacaaacgaataaaattgagAAGCAGAACGTTcattaagaaaacaaaaaaaaaagaaaaaacttatttATCCCTCACCTtcgttcaaataaaaaatacttaataataataatgcgttctatttaataaaattaacttgaaactaaataaaaatctatttttcgttaaattcatAGTTTCTAATGAATTGGTAATCGAAGAAAACGtaggaaaataattgaatcgaggtgataattataatcgttacCATATTATCTGAGTAACTCCTGCTATACCAGAGACCACTTGTTAAAGATTTAAACCGGATACCACCTCGTACACCTCAAGGGCCAAAAAGGATATTCTGACTGATATTCACATTGACTGATAGTCAACTAGTTACTACTGCCCTACTGACTACACATAGTCGGAAGTATTCTCGAACGAGATAGGGCTTCAACGATGCGTAGAGATTTACAGTGCTTCTCTTTACGCGATTAAATGCTACGATATTCTATTAGCTCTTTGGAAACGAAAATAGTTGCGTAAAGAGAATAaaccttctcttctttaagAGTTTCGATAAGCATTATagtcaagaaaaaataaaaaaccgtGTAGAACTTCACGCTCgaacgttttatatatgtatatatgtattccatgtttatcaaataaatgaataaagaatatatattgatcTTTCTTTATGCATTGAACTATTATACTGGgtgcaatatttaaattgaaataatttaataatggaATAGTACATATGCATTTACAaacagaataataaaaagaaagaaaaatatgatcgtAAATATGCAACTCGTTCGGCGATTTTTCAAACCTCGATAAAAATACtgcttgtttttttattatacgattatatgAATCACCAGACATTTCTTTGTTAATATTCTGCATAGTAACCGTTCCTTAacattttattctaatattcttttcattcagaATGACAAGCGAAAtcaatttatgtaaaaaaaaaaaaggtgacCTTTCTATAATAAGATATACTCCTTTAAGACAGTTTGCCTTTATCCAAGTGCATTTCACtgataaaacgatgaaaaaaaaagatgtttagttattttcatttaaacgaCAGATCTATTATACTcctatctatataataaaataaataataacagagaatattaatatgaataacTTTAGTTCTTCGGCTTTGTGAGataggtagagaaagaaaaaaatagaaacaatatcTGAAAACGATACATACAATTTTAAcacttaaatattttaatgttaacgcatagtattaaaaaaataagtgtgtatgtatatatattataatttataatatatatatatatatatatatatatatattaatacatacatatatatatatatatatatttgtattaatatacaaatacacgaatttataaatacaggGTTATTGGTATAGTATAGTGGATCGTAGGAATATCATGGAATAAACATCCGTGAGATGCGTGGAAAATATTAGGAGAATatgatcaatgaaaaaaaaaagacaacagAATATATTAACAcaagttatataaaatctgtAATATTTCCACCTGACAAAGATCCTTTATCCGCCATTAAAATATAGCTGCACAACTTTCTTCAAATTCATAACATCCACATATACAAAAATGTTCACTCATACGTGATATATATTTGCgcttgcatatatatataaatatatatatatatatatatatatatatatatatatatatgtatgtatatacagattATTTACAATGAAGCGCTCTGATTTCATAGTGAAaacataacaaaaatttaGGCGTTTCATTGTAaatactttgtatatatattaatgtatatataatttgtgtgtttatatatatatatatatatatatatatatatatagctatgtatatacatttacggacatatatatatatatatatatatatatatatatatatatatctatatatatatttatataaatttacgcgcatatatatatatatatatatatatatatatatataatttgtctgacttttttttattacacatgCAATTATAGAATTTCTACCAgtttataacaataaatatcgtacgtatgtattaaaaacagtaataaaaaatatgtacgtgtgtatgtgtgtgtatgtcatTTTGTGGAATGACTATTATGATACTTTCGTCATTCTCACATAGTTTTGTGTAAATTTCCATTGCGAACGTTCGAAGAATCGGAAGAATTTTTCTCGGTAGTTCTCGTCTCTGGAAGACGTGGTAAACGAGGTAAAATGACTATAGCAGCCAATCCCAAGAAATGTGGTAACAGGTACATATACCtgtaaaacaagaaagaaaaagtaaaaccataaaaattatattttgcaatttcattgaagtattattaatcgatgaaataataagTAACTTACAGGTACAATTTAATACTTGGTAGGAACTCTAACAGGACGAAACTGAATGATATGTAGGCTATAATGATTCGCGTTGCGAGAAAAGTCATTGcgtcgtaaaataatttcaagtttTTCGAACCCAAAAAGTATGGCCTAGCATAACGTCGAACCTgaaatcaacaaaaaaaaaaaaaaaataaataaaaaaaaataaaaaaataaaagaaaattacaataattgataatatctaattagaattaatttatataaaaaggtaaaaaaaattagtcgACGTGTCTAGGAATATATAGGGtggtccattttttttttgtcagattaaaaaattaaaagaaattagacAGCAAACaatctgaaaaaatattagcTTCAAGAAGAGTctcagaaaaagaataatcgatttttgaaATCATCTAAGAACTCTTTTAATCCatctcaaaaaaagaaaactaacacattctatatatttattaataataaataaataaataaataaataagtaaataaatatatatatattaacttacAATACGAGCCACTAACGTAAAGTAAGCTCCATTAGCAAAGGTAAGATAATAACCAGGATAAAATCCATGCCATAAAGCCGATAAGGCATACGTAAATATCATTCTTTGATGTTTCATTCTATCATAGACGATAGATCTCAGCCATCTATTGGTTCCCATGTTCCAATTAATTATACTGTCTCTCAAGCTGAACGAAGTCTACGAACGAATATCAAATAAGTTTAGACTTAGGAACATGGAAAAGACTTTTTTGTGTCtataaaaattacgatattaattattaattataaaattgttactaTGCattcgtatgtatgtgtgtatgtatatgtgtatgtatatgcgtatgtgtgtgcattACCTCGAAGCTAATAACATCGACATTGGCGAATTTATCCCAACGAGGTTCATTATTTTCTGTATATCCATTGAAACCAAGTCCCGAATTATTACAAATGGCGTCGGCGAAAATCCATGcgtgataatatttaaaacgaacCATCATAGtcgatacgtatatgtaccatattttgtataatattgttGTCTCTTCTAAAAATTCGTTGtctaaaacgaacgaataaataaacaataaaaaatcagaaataaaacaattaccAATGCACAATTCATTACGAATACACAAATATGTGAAATTTCCAAAAAggaactaatatatatatgcgtgtatgtgtatgtatatattttaaatcttatAACCACCTTTTACTCTTTGAATCGAGAACatcgaaaggaaggaaacgaagaaagcaGCACATATTAAACTGGCTATCACCTTCTTAACAACAATTTTTCTCAGAGATGGCTCCAACGTAATCTCATTAATACTTTCTAAACTCTGACTGTTCTGAtcctgaaaatataatatatcgtgttaataattttttctccttaggttttccttttcttttttttttttatttttgcttttttatttcatttcatttcatttcatttgacttcatttcctttcatttttttttttttaacaaattatatattatttaaaagacaaTGATCTTACTGTCAACGATTTAGTAGTATGTTTTAAATGATTCCCGTGTATAAAGTCGATAAAgtcacgataaaatattactgGACCCGCCATTAGAGCTTGAAAGTGAAAGACATAACTGAAGTACTCCATCACGGTTGGCATTGTactagaataaaataaagaagagacatgtgtatatgtatatttataaatatatatacgtgtgcgtatgtgaatgtgtatattattctattaatcCCTTTCTACCTATCTTTTACTTTGTATTTTCTACTTAATCCAAAAAACCTTTATTCCAAAAGTATAATtacagaaaatgaaaagtgtaattaaaaaaagaaagaacgaaatatatatatatatatatatatatatatatatatatatatataaaatatgagaaaagaaaacaa containing:
- the LOC122637084 gene encoding lysophospholipid acyltransferase 1-like; the encoded protein is MPSSEIRLAETVSQYRAREARRSTEERREENESYSDIVRAGRLLSREFSLFFFYLLPLTMAMDYYDGFKTFSWFGNIVGLPIDQVNFLITQFIALMLAGLLRSSLSHKVVTPATRHYFGLTIGLALGYFCFGRQAIHLVGLSLSCYAAMRLQNPICMHRSVLIVALTYLSTIHVHRQLYGYGTYTLDITGPLMVITQKVTSLAYSLHDGLARNKEELTPLQQHQAVYTMPTVMEYFSYVFHFQALMAGPVIFYRDFIDFIHGNHLKHTTKSLTDQNSQSLESINEITLEPSLRKIVVKKVIASLICAAFFVSFLSMFSIQRVKDNEFLEETTILYKIWYIYVSTMMVRFKYYHAWIFADAICNNSGLGFNGYTENNEPRWDKFANVDVISFETSFSLRDSIINWNMGTNRWLRSIVYDRMKHQRMIFTYALSALWHGFYPGYYLTFANGAYFTLVARIVRRYARPYFLGSKNLKLFYDAMTFLATRIIIAYISFSFVLLEFLPSIKLYLYMYLLPHFLGLAAIVILPRLPRLPETRTTEKNSSDSSNVRNGNLHKTM